In Pseudonocardia sp. DSM 110487, the sequence AGCTCGTGGCCGTCCGGGGTTTCGCGACGCCGTGGCTCGTCGAGCAGCACGCCGGCGTTGCACACGGCCGCGTCGAGGGTGTCCACCTCCAGCGCGTCTACCGAGGATTTGAGCGAGGACAGGTCGGCCAGGTTCAGTCGGAGGTGGCGCACCCGCGCGCCAGGGACGCGTGAACGGATCGAGGCCATCGCCGCTTCGGCCTTGGCCGGGTCCCGGCTGCCGAGGACGACGGTGGCACCCGTACCGGCAAGCTGCTCCGCGACGAAGTACCCGATGCCCGTGTTGCCGCCGGTGACCAGGAAGTTCTTGCCGTCGGCTCGCGGTAGCCGATGGACATCCCATGGCGGGGTCGAGGCTGCGGACGGTATGACGGCTCCCCGAGGGTCGACGTGGTCCGGGCATGGGTGGTGCGCCTGGGCAAGGTAGTCGAAGTGGCGATCACGGACCCTCTGGGCCAGGCCTCACTCGACGGAGCGGTGGCGCCGTGACGGGCGAAGCTGAGCGGTCGTGGCGCGCTGCCCCGGCCGCCGTTGCTTCGTCGGCGGGTGGTCGGGCGGCGGCAGCGCCGTGCCGCGGTAGCTGTGCCCGGTGGGTGTGGTGACCTTGAGCGTGTGTCGGGGTCCGGGTTCGGGTCGAATCTCCCAGCCGGGCGCTTGGCGGGCGTAGTTGCACTGGGCGCAGGTCCCGTTGCCGTTGTCCGCGGAGGTCACGCCGTCCTGGTGGTGGGGTTGGGCGTGGTCGATGTGGCGGATCGGGGCGTCGCACCATGGGGTGCGGCAGTACTGGTCGCGGACCTCGATGAACTTCGCGAGCCCGGCCGGGAAGGTCCGCCGGGTGGAGTCCATGGCGATCAGTCGCCCGGTGTCGGGGGTGGCGTAGAGGCGCCGCAGCCAGGCGGCCTCGGCTTCGGCGGCGGCCACGGCGAGGCGGCGGGCCAGGTCGGCGGGGATGGGCCCGTTCTCCGTTAGGTGCGCGGGCTGGTCGCTGCCTTCGCCGTCGCCGAGCAGGGTGCACTCGGACATGATCAGGTGGATCTCTACCGGTACCCCGGTGGCGGTGGCCTGTCCGGTGACGCGCTGGACGAGGATGTCGGCCATCAGTTGGCCGCGGGTGCGCCCGTCGCCGGCGGCGATCGCGGTGTCGGCGGCCTTGCGGAGCGCCGCGTACACAGCCACGCCCTGCGCCACCGGGAGCAGCGCGGAGACCTGGGCCATGGTGTCGGGGGCGGGGCGGCTGGTGACGCGGCGCTCGGATTCGGCCTTGGCTCGCCGCCGGGTGACCGCGGCCGGGTCGAGCCGGTAGGCCAGTTTCTGGATCTCGCCGGTCAGCCGCCGGTCACCCCACCCCAGCAGTGCGGTGGTGTCGGCGCACAGCTGGGTGTCGATCAGTTCACGGTGCTCGCGAGACAGGCAGGCGGTCTCCCTTGCGAGCAGGGTCGCCCGCCATTCTGAGAGCGCGCCCTGTGCGAGGGCGGCCAGGGTGTGTGGCATCTCGCCGACCAGGACTTTGGCCAGGCCGAGGTGTCGACTGCCGCGGTAGGCGGACTCTTGGCGAGCCAACGCCACCTGCGCCGCCACGCCCCATCCCTGCCGGTCGGCGGGGACGCCGGCGGCGGCGTGCGCGGCCCGCACCGAGGCGTCCAGGTCGACGGTGATCCGGGCCTGCACGGCCGCGGCGGCGGATTTCAGGCGTTCGAGGGCGCGGAGTTGGTCGATCCGCTCCGCATCCGACACATCCCGGCGGACCTCGCCCAGCAGCCCGATCCAGCCGATGATCGCACCGGAATCGAGCGGGGTATCTGGTGGGTCGACGCTGGTTCTTGGCATCGCATTCGTCGTCACGGCACACGTTTCTCCCTCATCGAAGAATGGTTCGGGGCTGTCCGTGGAGAGGGTGCAGGACGACAGGGTCGGCGCGGTTTCCGTCACGCCCTCGAGTTTATTCGAAGAGATGTTCGAGTGGCAGGGTCTGTTCGGGTGATCGATGCGTTCACGATTGCGAACGATCATGGTGCGACTCGGCGAGTCGGCGGTGGTCCGGCAGATAAGTATCGATTGTGTTTGCGCAATGGGCCCGTTCGCCTCGTCCAACACGGCGAGAAGGATGCAAGCTCTGGTCGCCCCGACCTGACCCCGGAGAGCAGCCGCTGCCCGAGTTCCTCGCGGAGTGGGCGAGAACAATCGTGGACCGCGACTACCAGCCAGCTCTTTGAGCCCGATCGGCGGCAACCCGATTGCGGCCCCGGCTGGATGATCGGCACGATCGAGTGTATGACGAGCGGTGGGTTGCCGGGCTGCGTGATCGTGTCCGGGATGCCGGGCGCAGGCAAGACGACCGTCACGCGGCTGGCCGCGCGCCTGCTCCCTCGCGCGGCCCGGGTCGGCGGCGACGACGTCAACCTCATGATCGGCAGCGGCTTCGTCTGGTTCATGGGCAAGCCAACCGATGAGGCCTTGCGCCAGGACGAGCTGTGCAACCGCAACATGTGCGCACTCGCCAACAACTTCATCGACTTCGGCTTCACCGTGCTGATGGACTCGGTGCTGGCCGACCGGCCGGAACTGGACTTCTTCCTCGCCCTACTGTCGCCGCGACCCGCGCGGCTGGTCATCCTCGCGCCCGGCGTCGCCGTGTGCCGCCGCAGGAACGCCATGCGCGACCCGCAGGACCGGTTCGAATTCGACGGGTACGAGCGTCTCGACGCCGATATGAAGCGAGAGTTCATCGACTGCGCCTGGTGGTTCGACACCGCAGCGCTAACGCCGGAGGAGACGGCCGAGCAGCTCATCGCCGGCGTCGCCCACCGCGCCCCGATCCTGCGCCCCGGTTGGAACGCCTGGTTGCGTCAGCTCCACCAGGTGTAAAGCTCCTGCGCCGCAGTCCTCACCACTGAACTCAGCGGCCCGTGGCGGCGGCTCGGGCTCCGGGGCGTCACCTTCGCTGTCAGGCCGTCAATCGGAACGTGGAGTAGGTGACCGTGATGCTGTTCGGCGCTGTTGCCGGGTCCCGTTCGGTGGTCGCCGCAGCCCATGATCCGGAGTTTCGGTTGCTCATGGTTGTGGGGGCAGCCGTGGACAACCGCTAGTTCGGATCATGTCCGCCGCCGGTCGAGGGGTCGGGGTGGGTCAGGCGCGATCGTGTCGGTCCATCGGGTCGGTCTGGTCGGGCCGCTGCCGGTGGGCGCGCCGTTCCCGGCCCGGGCCGCCCGGCGCCCGCCTCGCGGTCCGGGGCTCGCGCGTGTTCCCGCCCGTTCACCTCGACCCCGTCGCCGTGCGGAGGTGGCTGGGTTGGGTGCACCACCGAACCCTGGAGTTGCGTGGGCGGCCGTCCCGACTGGGGGGCACGCCTGTTCTCGACGAGACCGCCGCGGGTTGGGTGCCACGCGACCGGCTGTGGTCCCGACCCCCTCCACGCCCCAGCCCTCTCCCGGATGATCGAGGCGCCCCCTCGGGGCTGGGCTGCGGGCAGGTCCGTGATCAGCAGGAACGGGGTACCAGCTGCAGGGGGTGCAGCTCCGGTCCCGATTCCGCTGATCACGCCCCAGGTTCCCAGGGGCGGCCAGTGGGCGAGGACGGGACCACAGCCGGTCGGCGGCCGGGCAGGGTGGCCGTTGACCCGGCCGCCGGGCGCGCCCGTCGCCTCTCCCGTGATCATGGTCGGGTGAACCTCGATGTTCCCGGCGCGTTCGTCGCCTCGTACGGCAGGAACGCGTGGATCGATGAGTTGCCCCGGCTCGCGGCGGAGGTGCTCGACCGATGGGAGTTGCGGCTGGACGGCGCGGCCACCCACGGCATGGCGGCGGTCGTCCGGCCGGTGGTCCGCGCCGACGGCACCCCGGCCGTGCTCAAGCTGCAGGAGCCGCGCGACGAGACCACCGGTGCCGTACTCGGGCTGCGGGCATGGGACGGCGACGGGGTCGTGCGCCTGCTCGAGGGCGACGCGACCACGGGCGCGATGTTGCTGGAGCGGTTGGACGCCGGCCGGCCGCTGTCCACCGTGGTCGACGACGCCGAGGCGATGGAGATCCTCGCCGGCCTGCTGGCCCGCCTGGTCGCGGCGCCGGCGCCGGAGGGTCTGCGGCACCTGGCCGACGTCGCCGCCGAGATGCTGGCCGAAGCACCACGCACGGCGGCGGCGCTCGCCGATCCCGCCGAGCAGCGGCTCGTGCGCAGCTGTGCGTCCGCGGTCGCCGAGCTCGTCGGTGAGGCCGGTGACCGGCTGCTGCACTGGGACCTGCACTACGACAACGTCCTCGCCGGTGACCGCGAACCCTGGCTCGCCATCGACCCGGAATCGCTCGCGGGCGACCCCGGATTCGATCTGCTGCCCGCGCTGGACAGCCGGTGGGACGCCGTGGTGGCGACGGGCGACGTCACGCGGGCGGTGCTGCGCCGCTTCGACGTCCTGACCGAGGCCATCGGCGGCGACCCGCGGCGGGCGGTCGGCTGGACCCTCGGTCGCGTTCTGCAGAACGCGCTGTGGGATGTGGAGGACGGCAGGCGCACGCTCCACCCGGCCCAGGTGGCCATCGCGGACATCCTGCTCCGGTGCCGATGAGTCCCCGCCCCTCGAGGCCCGTTCAGGCCCGGTCCGGCAGGCTCCGCATGCGCTCCAACAGCTCGGCGAGGATCCCGGCGTCGGTGCCCAGCTCGGCGGTCAACGACTCGCCCACCGACTCCACAGCGGGGGCGAACCTGGCGTGCTCGGCCCGTCCGTGGTCGGAGAGGAACACGAGCACGCGCCTGCGGTCGGAGTCGTCGACGCGACGGTAGACGAGCGCGCGGTCCACCAGCCGATCGACGATCTTGGTGAGGGTGGGTGCGGGCACCATCGCCCTGGCGGCGATCTCGCTCATCGGGTGGCCCTCGCCATCGGCGAGGTGGGTGAGCACGCGCCAATGGTCGAGAGTGGGGCCGTCCGGGCCGAGTGCGGCCTCGACCCGCCGGGAGACGAGGTGCTCGACCTGGCTGAGCAGCTCCGGTATCGACATCCACACCTCCTCGCACGAAACGAGTTCGTGACACGACACCGCGCCCGGCGAACACTGTCATCGTAAACACTGGCACTCGGAACACTGTCACCTCGAAACACTGCACCTCGAACCGAACGACCCGACGACGCGAGCGGGAGGTCGGATGGGGCGGGACGCTGTCGAGATCGCCTTCGTCGTGCCGCGGAGCGGGCCGGCGGGCATCATCGGCCCGTCCTGCGAGGCGTGTGGGCTGCTCGCCGCCGACGAGATCAACGCGGGGGGCGGCCTGCTGGGCCGGGAACTGCGGCTGCGGGTCGTGGACGGCGGGCGCGCGCCCACGGTGGTCGCGCGTGAGGTGGACGCGCTCGTCTCCGCCGGCGTCGTGGAAGGTGTCACGGGCTGGCACATCTCGGCGGTCCGCCAGGTGGTGGCTCCTGTCGTGTCCGGGCGGGTCCCGTACGTCTACAGCCCGCTGTACGAGGGCGGCGAGCGGACGCCCGGCGTCTTCCTCGCAGGTGAGACGCCCGATCGCCAGTTGCTGCCCGCCCTGAGCTGGATGGCGCGCGAGCTCGGGGTGCGTACCTGGTGCGTGGTCGGCGACGACTACGTCTGGCCGATCGCGTCGGCCCGGGTGGCCCGCGACTTCGCCCGTCGCCGCGCCGACGTGGACATCGTCGACGAGGTGTTCGTGCCGTTGGGTGCCCTCGACTTCGGCCCGGCCGTGCGGCGTGTGGAGCGAAGCGGCGCGCAGGGTGTGCTGATGCTGCTGGTCGGCTCGGACGCGGTGCTGTTCAACCGCGCCTTCGCCGCGGCGGGGCTCGACGCCGCGTGCGTGCGGTTCAGCCCGCTGATGGAGGAGAACATGGTGCTGGCCACCGGGGCCGACGCCACCCGTGACCTCTACGCGTCGGCGGGGTTCTTCGAGGCCCTTCCGACCACGTCGGGCCTGGACTTCTCGCGGCGCTACGCGGAGCGCTTCGGGGTGCAGGCTCCCGTGCTCGGCTCGCTGGGGGAGTCCTGCTACGAGGGCGTCACGCTGCTCGCGCGGCTCGCCGAGCGGGCGGGTGGCCTGGTTCCGGGGGAGTGGGCGGCCGCGGCCGACGCCCTCGCCTACGACAGCCCGCGGGGCACGGTGCGGATGGCAGGGAACCACCTCGTGCAGAGCGTCTACCTGGCGCGGGCGGACGGGCTGGACCTCGACGTGGTGGCGCAGCTGGCGCCTTGACGGAACCTTTCCATCGCAATAGTTTCATATGACAGTATCGCCCAGCTGTCAGAGGTGGCCGTGCCGACCTACGCCTACCGGTGCCCGCGCTGCGGCGAGTTCGAGGTCCGTCGCCCCATGGCCGAGGCCGCGTCCGAGACGGCCTGCCCGCACTGCGCGGTCCGGGCCGCCCGCGTGTTCGGCGCTCCGGCGCTGCGCGGGCTCGAACCGACCGTGCGAAGGGCGCTCGACGCGAGCGCCCGCAGCGCCGACTCCCCGCAGGTCGTGACGTCGGTGCCGGGCCGCTCCCGGCGCGCAACCCCGGTCTCAACGGACCCCCGCCACGCCCGGTTGCCCCGGCCCTGACCCCCGCTCCCAGGAGGCTCGCATGCCCGATGTTGTCTTCTCCGTCGACCAGGCCCGTTCGATGCGCGACCAGGCGGTGCCCGGACACAACCGGTGGCACCCCGATATCCCGCCTGCCGTCACGGTGCGGCCGGGGCAGTCGATCCGGGTCGAGTGCCGGGAGTGGACCGACGGCCAGATCGGCAACAACGACTCGGCGAACGACGTGCGCGACGTGGACCTCACGCACGCCCACATGCTCTCCGGGCCGATCTACGTGGAGGGCGCCGAACCGGGTGACCTGCTCGTCGTCGACATCCTCGACCTGGGGCCGGTGCCACAGGAGACCGGCGCCGCGCCCGGCCAGGGCTGGGGTTACACGGGGATCTTCGCCAAGGAGAACGGCGGCGGCTTCCTCACCGACCAATTCCCGGACGCCTACAAGGCGATCTGGGACTTCGCGGGCCAGAAGTGCACGTCGCGGCACCTCCCGGGCGTCGAGTTCACCGGGATCACCCACCCCGGACTGTTCGGCACCGCGCCGTCGCCCGAACTGCTGGCGCGCTGGAACGCCCGCGAGCGCGCGCTGATCGCCACCGACCCGGACCGGGTGCCCGCGCTCGCACTGCCGCCGCTCGAGGAGAACACGCTCGGCGGCACCGCGTCCGGCGACGCGCTCGCCGCCATCGGCCGCGACGGCGCCCGCACCGTGCCCGCCCGGGAGAACGGCGGCAACCACGACATCAAGAACTTCACCCGCGGCTCCCGCGTCTTCTACCCGGTGCACGTGCCCGGCGCGCTCTTCTCGGGCGGCGACCTGCACTTCAGCCAGGGCGACGGCGAGATCACCTTCTGCGGCGCCATCGAGATGGGCGGCTTCATCGACTTCCACGTCGACCTGATCAAGGGCGGTATGCAGACCTACGGGGTGACCACCAACCCCATCCTGATGCCCGGCAACGTGGAGCCGCGCTACTCGGAGTTCCTCACGTTCATCGGTATCGGCGTCGACCACGGCAGCGACACCCAGCTCTACAACGACGCCACCACCGCCTACCGCAACGCCTGCCTCAACGCTGTGGAGTACCTGACGAAGTTCGGTTACTCCGGCGCCCAGGCCTACCTGCTGCTCGGCGCCGCGCCGATCGAGGGCCGGGTCAGCGGCGTGGTCGACATCCCGAACGCGTGCTGCTCGCTCTACCTGCCCACGGCGATCTTCGACGTCGACATCCGGCCGTCCGCCGCAGGGCCTATCCACGCCGACCGCGGAAGCTGCGCGGTGTCGTCGTGACGCCCCTTGCGCGACCGGCATCGGCGGAGCACGGTCGGACTTCCTCGTCGAGGAGGTTCCCGTGACCGGACCAGATGCCCCGTACGACGTCCACGAGATCCCGGACTTCACGCTGGCCTGCGGTGCCACGCTGCGTCCCGCCAGGATCGCCTACCAGACCTACGGGACGCTCAACGCCGCGAAGGACAACGCGATCATCTACCCGACCTGGTACTCGGGTCGGCACTGGGACAACGAGTGGCTCATCGGGGACGACAAGGCCCTGAACCCGGATCGCTGGTTCATCATCGTGCCGAACATGCTCGGCAACGGCCTGTCGTCCTCACCCTCGAACACACCGCCCCCGTGGGACCGGGCCCGGTTCCCGCAGGTCGCGGTGCGCGACAACGTCGCCGCGCAGCACCGGCTCGTCACCGAGGTGTTCGGGATCGAGACGGTGCAGCTCGTGCTCGGGTGGTCCATGGGTGCGGGACAGACCTACCAGTGGGCAGTCAGCCACCCGGAGATGGTCCAGCGGATCCTGCCGTTCTGCGGATCGCCCCGTACCTCGCCGCACAACAAGGTATTCCTCGACTCGCTGCGCCACGCCCTGCGCACCGATGCCGCCTTCGCCGAGGGGTGGTACGAACCCGACGTGCTCCCGGTGCGCGGCCTGCGTGCGTTCGCGCGGATCTACGCCGGCTGGGGTTTCTCCCAGGCGTTCTACTGGGACGAGGTGTGGCGCGAGCTCGGCCACACCTCGCTCGAGGACTTCGTGGTCGGGTTCTGGGAGGACTTCTTCCTCGACGACAGGGACCCGAACAACCTGCTCACGATGCTCGACACCTGGTGGAACGGCGACGTCGGCACCACGCATGGCTTCTCGTCCACCGAGGAGGCGCTGGCGTCCATCCGGGCGCGCGCGATCGTAATGCCCGCGGAGAAGGACCTCTACTTCCCGCCCGAGGACGAGCAGTGGGCCGTCTCGCACATGAAGACCGCCGAGCTGCGGGTGATCCCCGGTGTGTGGGGTCACTTCGCGGGCGGTGGGGAGAACCCGGTCGACACCGCGTTCATCGACGAGGCGGTCGGAGAGCTCCTCTCGAGGTGATCAGGAGACGCGCTCGACCCATTCCCGGCAGGCGCGGGCGCTCTCGAAGGGGTCCATGACCGTCCGGTCGATCTCGATGATGATCCAGCCGGGGAACCCGTCGGGCAGGGCGGCCAGTACGGCGTCGAGGTCGATACCGCCCGTCCCGGGCTCGCGGAAGAGCCCTCGCTCGCTCGCATCGTCGTAGCCGGTCGGGGTGGCCCGGCTCGCCTCGGCGACGGCGAGGTCGAGGTCCTTCACGTGGACGTCGACGAGTCGGTCGGCGTACCGCGTGAGCACCGCGACCGGGTCGATCCCGGCCCACACCAGGTGCCCGACGTCGAACGACGCCCCGAGCAGGGCCGGGTCGAGCGCGCCGAGCACGCGGTCGATCTCGTGCTCGGTCTCGACCCAGGTACCGACGTGGTTGTGCAGGCCCGCCCGCACGCCCTCTGCCCGCAGCACATCGGCCGCCTCGCCGAGGATCTCGATCAGCCGGTCGAGCCTGCCCTCGTCGAACCCGGCGCCGACGGCGACGGCCTCGCGCGTGCGGATCGAGGTGTCGGCGAAGTTCATCTCGGGGGCGAGGAAGACCGTGCCGAGGCCGAAGTAGTTCGACTCCTCGGCCTTGCGCCGCACGCCGTCGAACCAACGCACCCACTCGGCGCTGCCGCGCCGCGGCGCGTCGCCGTGGTCCTCCGGCAGGCCGACCGCGCAGTACCCCGGTGCGACCGCGAGGCCGGTGTCGGTGATGATCCGCGCGTAGTCCTGGAGCGTCTGCGTCGCGAGCACCTCGAGCATCACCGCGTCGAACCCGGCGGCGCGCACCTGCGCGAGCACCCCCGGATAGTCGGCGCGGAAGCCCGGCTCGGCATAGCGCCACCGGCCGTCCACGGTGATCCACTGGAGTGGGTTGAGCGCGAACTTCACGGCTTCTCCTGTCATACGTGGGTCAGGCGCGCGGCGACCGCGCGTGCCGCGCGCACCGCGGTGATCACGCCTGTCAAGGTGGCGTTGCAGACGATCGGCGTCGGGATCACTCCCGTCCCGGCGACGTAGAGCCCGTCCACTCCCCATACCCGCCCGTCCGGGGTGCAGACGCTCGTGCCGTCGTCGCGCTCGCCCATCCGGACCGTGCCCGTGAGGTGCAGCGACGAGCCGGGGACGAGCACGGCGGACTCCGTGGCCGGGTCGAACGGGCCGAGGCGGACGGCGATCTCGCGCACGAGGTCGACGGCCTCCTGGATCCGGGTCCGGTCGGTCTCGGAGTAGGTGAACTCGACGGTGGTGCGCGGCAACCCGGTCACGTCCCGCTCGGTCTCGGAGAACGCCAGGCGGTTGTCCGGCCTGCTCTCGACCGGTGTGTAGAGCGAGAGGCCCACCCCGTACGCGAGCGCGCGGTCGGCCTCGTCCACGAAGACCCGGTTCATGATCTGCCCGTGGAACGGCTGCGCGGGGCCGTTCTGCGGGAGCCACAGCGAGTCGGTCGCGAACTCACCGGGGAGGGCCCGCGGGAGGTCGTCGAGCGAGAGCCCGAAGCGCTCGAGGTCCATCAGGACCTGGCCCGTGACGAACGCGTGCTCGTTGAGGTAGCGGCCAAGTGCCTCGGGGCGGATGCCCGACGCGAAGAGCAGCTGCGGGGTGCGGACGGCGTCGGCGCAGACCACGGTCGTGCCCGCGGTGATCGCGTACTCGCGGCCGGTCGCGATCTCCCGGA encodes:
- a CDS encoding DUF222 domain-containing protein gives rise to the protein MLDEANGPIAQTQSILICRTTADSPSRTMIVRNRERIDHPNRPCHSNISSNKLEGVTETAPTLSSCTLSTDSPEPFFDEGETCAVTTNAMPRTSVDPPDTPLDSGAIIGWIGLLGEVRRDVSDAERIDQLRALERLKSAAAAVQARITVDLDASVRAAHAAAGVPADRQGWGVAAQVALARQESAYRGSRHLGLAKVLVGEMPHTLAALAQGALSEWRATLLARETACLSREHRELIDTQLCADTTALLGWGDRRLTGEIQKLAYRLDPAAVTRRRAKAESERRVTSRPAPDTMAQVSALLPVAQGVAVYAALRKAADTAIAAGDGRTRGQLMADILVQRVTGQATATGVPVEIHLIMSECTLLGDGEGSDQPAHLTENGPIPADLARRLAVAAAEAEAAWLRRLYATPDTGRLIAMDSTRRTFPAGLAKFIEVRDQYCRTPWCDAPIRHIDHAQPHHQDGVTSADNGNGTCAQCNYARQAPGWEIRPEPGPRHTLKVTTPTGHSYRGTALPPPDHPPTKQRRPGQRATTAQLRPSRRHRSVE
- a CDS encoding AAA family ATPase; its protein translation is MIGTIECMTSGGLPGCVIVSGMPGAGKTTVTRLAARLLPRAARVGGDDVNLMIGSGFVWFMGKPTDEALRQDELCNRNMCALANNFIDFGFTVLMDSVLADRPELDFFLALLSPRPARLVILAPGVAVCRRRNAMRDPQDRFEFDGYERLDADMKREFIDCAWWFDTAALTPEETAEQLIAGVAHRAPILRPGWNAWLRQLHQV
- a CDS encoding aminoglycoside phosphotransferase family protein, which encodes MNLDVPGAFVASYGRNAWIDELPRLAAEVLDRWELRLDGAATHGMAAVVRPVVRADGTPAVLKLQEPRDETTGAVLGLRAWDGDGVVRLLEGDATTGAMLLERLDAGRPLSTVVDDAEAMEILAGLLARLVAAPAPEGLRHLADVAAEMLAEAPRTAAALADPAEQRLVRSCASAVAELVGEAGDRLLHWDLHYDNVLAGDREPWLAIDPESLAGDPGFDLLPALDSRWDAVVATGDVTRAVLRRFDVLTEAIGGDPRRAVGWTLGRVLQNALWDVEDGRRTLHPAQVAIADILLRCR
- a CDS encoding MarR family winged helix-turn-helix transcriptional regulator, with the protein product MSIPELLSQVEHLVSRRVEAALGPDGPTLDHWRVLTHLADGEGHPMSEIAARAMVPAPTLTKIVDRLVDRALVYRRVDDSDRRRVLVFLSDHGRAEHARFAPAVESVGESLTAELGTDAGILAELLERMRSLPDRA
- a CDS encoding substrate-binding domain-containing protein; translation: MGRDAVEIAFVVPRSGPAGIIGPSCEACGLLAADEINAGGGLLGRELRLRVVDGGRAPTVVAREVDALVSAGVVEGVTGWHISAVRQVVAPVVSGRVPYVYSPLYEGGERTPGVFLAGETPDRQLLPALSWMARELGVRTWCVVGDDYVWPIASARVARDFARRRADVDIVDEVFVPLGALDFGPAVRRVERSGAQGVLMLLVGSDAVLFNRAFAAAGLDAACVRFSPLMEENMVLATGADATRDLYASAGFFEALPTTSGLDFSRRYAERFGVQAPVLGSLGESCYEGVTLLARLAERAGGLVPGEWAAAADALAYDSPRGTVRMAGNHLVQSVYLARADGLDLDVVAQLAP
- a CDS encoding FmdB family zinc ribbon protein yields the protein MAVPTYAYRCPRCGEFEVRRPMAEAASETACPHCAVRAARVFGAPALRGLEPTVRRALDASARSADSPQVVTSVPGRSRRATPVSTDPRHARLPRP
- the fmdA gene encoding formamidase; amino-acid sequence: MPDVVFSVDQARSMRDQAVPGHNRWHPDIPPAVTVRPGQSIRVECREWTDGQIGNNDSANDVRDVDLTHAHMLSGPIYVEGAEPGDLLVVDILDLGPVPQETGAAPGQGWGYTGIFAKENGGGFLTDQFPDAYKAIWDFAGQKCTSRHLPGVEFTGITHPGLFGTAPSPELLARWNARERALIATDPDRVPALALPPLEENTLGGTASGDALAAIGRDGARTVPARENGGNHDIKNFTRGSRVFYPVHVPGALFSGGDLHFSQGDGEITFCGAIEMGGFIDFHVDLIKGGMQTYGVTTNPILMPGNVEPRYSEFLTFIGIGVDHGSDTQLYNDATTAYRNACLNAVEYLTKFGYSGAQAYLLLGAAPIEGRVSGVVDIPNACCSLYLPTAIFDVDIRPSAAGPIHADRGSCAVSS
- a CDS encoding alpha/beta fold hydrolase codes for the protein MTGPDAPYDVHEIPDFTLACGATLRPARIAYQTYGTLNAAKDNAIIYPTWYSGRHWDNEWLIGDDKALNPDRWFIIVPNMLGNGLSSSPSNTPPPWDRARFPQVAVRDNVAAQHRLVTEVFGIETVQLVLGWSMGAGQTYQWAVSHPEMVQRILPFCGSPRTSPHNKVFLDSLRHALRTDAAFAEGWYEPDVLPVRGLRAFARIYAGWGFSQAFYWDEVWRELGHTSLEDFVVGFWEDFFLDDRDPNNLLTMLDTWWNGDVGTTHGFSSTEEALASIRARAIVMPAEKDLYFPPEDEQWAVSHMKTAELRVIPGVWGHFAGGGENPVDTAFIDEAVGELLSR
- a CDS encoding sugar phosphate isomerase/epimerase, coding for MKFALNPLQWITVDGRWRYAEPGFRADYPGVLAQVRAAGFDAVMLEVLATQTLQDYARIITDTGLAVAPGYCAVGLPEDHGDAPRRGSAEWVRWFDGVRRKAEESNYFGLGTVFLAPEMNFADTSIRTREAVAVGAGFDEGRLDRLIEILGEAADVLRAEGVRAGLHNHVGTWVETEHEIDRVLGALDPALLGASFDVGHLVWAGIDPVAVLTRYADRLVDVHVKDLDLAVAEASRATPTGYDDASERGLFREPGTGGIDLDAVLAALPDGFPGWIIIEIDRTVMDPFESARACREWVERVS
- a CDS encoding GMC oxidoreductase; translated protein: MNDQSADVLIIGSGIMGAAVARMLRDTDPALRILMIDVGPVVGAVPGLHLHDSTDPEIWSRYNERVSVGIQGLYTGADVTPDITGELRTVQPGLYQLSAMGGAAAAMPASAVAWNVGGMGVHWTAATPWPDGDERFDLGDPDLWAADLEQARTLLGVHPAPIGPTRPGRVVLDVLEELFGAVSAPGRHPQPMPMAVEPRSTGPLPRTGPGRIFPPLSAGGDPAFELRPGTLALSVERDGARATGARVREIATGREYAITAGTTVVCADAVRTPQLLFASGIRPEALGRYLNEHAFVTGQVLMDLERFGLSLDDLPRALPGEFATDSLWLPQNGPAQPFHGQIMNRVFVDEADRALAYGVGLSLYTPVESRPDNRLAFSETERDVTGLPRTTVEFTYSETDRTRIQEAVDLVREIAVRLGPFDPATESAVLVPGSSLHLTGTVRMGERDDGTSVCTPDGRVWGVDGLYVAGTGVIPTPIVCNATLTGVITAVRAARAVAARLTHV